The Kineococcus radiotolerans SRS30216 = ATCC BAA-149 genomic interval TGCGGATCGTGCCGGTGATGGCCACCGTGACCGCGTCGACGCGCTGCGGGGCGAGCAGGACCTCCAGCCGGTCGCCGTCGACGCCGCCGGAGGGCAGGACGGCGGTGGCCCGGTGGTCGTGGCGGGCCAGGGCGCGGGCGACGTTGACGCCCTTGCCGCCGGCCTCGACGGTCCCGGAGAGCGCGCGGTGCACCTCGCCGCGGGTGAGGGTCGCGAGCTCGACGGTGTGGTCGATGCTCGGGTTGGGGGTGACGGTGAGGACGTTCACGCCCGCACGACCCGGGGGCCGGCGGCCTCGACGTCGGAGACGATGCCGGGGTCGGTGGCGGTGTCGGTGATCACGGTGTCGACGGCCTCCAGGTCTGCGACGTGGGCGAAGTCGTCGCGGCCGAACTTGGTGTGGTCGGCGAGGACGACGGTGCGCCGGGCGGAGGAGATGAGCGCGCGCTTCACGGCCGCCTCGGCGAGGTCGGGGGTGGTGAGGCCGCGCTCGACGGTGAGGGCGTTGGTGCCGAGGAAGCAGACGTCGGCGAAGACCTCGGCGAGCGCGCGCTCGGCCCAGCCGCCGACGGCGGCCAGGGTGCGCCCGCGCACGGTGCCCCCCACGAGGTGGAGGGTGAGGTTGGGGCGGTCGGCCACGACCACCGCGATGGGCAGGGCGTGGGTGACGACGACGAGCTCGCGGTCGGTGGGCAGGAGCTCGGCGAAGCGGGCCGTCGTGGTCCCGGCGTCGAGGATCAGGGTCCCCCCGTCGGGGAGCTCGGCGAGCGCGGCCAGGGCGATGCGGTCCTTCTCGGCGCCGGCGACGTCCTGCCGCTCGGGCACCGCGAGCTCGGCGCCGAGGCGCTCGACGGGGATGGCCCCGCCGTGGACGCGGCGCAGGACCCCGCGCCGCTCCAGGACGGTGAGGTCGCGGCGGATCGTCTCGGGCGTCACGTCGAGGCGGTCGGCCAGGGCGCTGACCTCGACCCGGCCCGCCTCGCGGGCCGCGTCGAGGATGGCCTGGTGCCGCTCCGGTGCGTACATCGATCGACTCCGTCGTCTGGTCGTGCGGGCTGAACCGGGCCCAGTTCTACGCCCGGTTCAGGCACGAAGTCAAGCGAACGGACTCAACCAGACCCGAAACGGGTCCGAACGGACATCCGGGGGTCAGGCGTCGATGCGGCCCCGGTCCAGCTTCTCCGCCCCGGCGATGATGAAGTCCTTGCGCGGGGCGACGTCGTTGCCCATGAGGAGCTCGAAGACCCGGTCGGCCACCGCGCCGTCGGCCACCGTCACCCGGCGCAGGGTGCGGTGCTGGCGCTCCATGGTCGTCTCGGCCAGCTGGTCCTCGTCCATCTCCCCCAGCCCCTTGTAGCGCTGGGGCTCCCGGTAGCTGCGCCCGCGCCGGTTCAGGTCCGCGGTCACCCGGCGCAGCTCGGCGTCGGAGTACGTGTAGACGACCTCCTTGCCCTTCTTGCCCGGCTGGGTCACCTCCAGGCGGTGCAGCGGGGGGACGGCCGCGAACACCCGGCCGGCCTCGATGAGGGGGCGCATGTAGCGGAAGAACAGCGTCAGCAGCAGCGTCCTGATGTGCGCGCCGTCGACGTCGGCGTCGGTCATCAGCACGATCTTGCCGTAGCGCACCGCGCTCAGGTCGAAGCTGCGCCCGGAGCCCCCGCCCACGACC includes:
- a CDS encoding DeoR/GlpR family DNA-binding transcription regulator, whose protein sequence is MYAPERHQAILDAAREAGRVEVSALADRLDVTPETIRRDLTVLERRGVLRRVHGGAIPVERLGAELAVPERQDVAGAEKDRIALAALAELPDGGTLILDAGTTTARFAELLPTDRELVVVTHALPIAVVVADRPNLTLHLVGGTVRGRTLAAVGGWAERALAEVFADVCFLGTNALTVERGLTTPDLAEAAVKRALISSARRTVVLADHTKFGRDDFAHVADLEAVDTVITDTATDPGIVSDVEAAGPRVVRA